The Candidatus Schekmanbacteria bacterium RIFCSPLOWO2_02_FULL_38_14 genome includes the window AGAAGACAAAAATGGACAGATTGTACTGTCAAAAGAAAAAGCTGAGAAAATAAAAATATGGGATGAAGTTACAAGAATTTACGAAAAGAATGAAATTATAAGAGGAAAGGTCATTTCAAGGATTAAAGGCGGATTAACTGTTGATATCGGCATCAAGGCTTTTCTTCCTGGTTCACAGATTGATTTGCGTCCTGTGAAGAATCTGGACAAATTAATAGGAAAAATTCTTCCCCTTAAGATAATTAAAATCAACCAAAAACGAGGAAACATTGTTCTTTCAAGAAGAAAACTTTTGGAAGAAGAAAGGGAAGAAAAGAAAGCTGACCTCTTTGAAAACCTTAAGGAAAATCAGACAATAAAAGGAACTGTAAAAAACATTACTGAATACGGTGTATTCATTGACCTTGGTGGCATTGATGGTCTCCTCCACATAACAGATATGACATGGGGAAGAATAAACCATCCCTCTGAAATGTTTGCTCTTGGAGATGAAATTAATGTAAAGGTCTTAAAAATTGACAAAGAAAATGAAAAAGTTTCTCTTGGTCTAAAGCAGATAACAGAAGACCCATGGACAACCATAGAGAAAAAATACCCTGTTGACTCAAGGGTCAAAGGTAAAGTAGTCAGCCTGACAGAGTATGGTGCTTTTATAGAGCTTGAAACAGGAATAGAAGGATTGATTCACGTTTCTGAAATGTCATGGACAAAGAAAATCCGCCACCCATCCAAAATATTGGCAATGGGAGACAATATAGAGGCAGTTGTTTTAAATATTGATGTTGAGAATAAAAGAATTTCTCTTGGGATTAAACAGTGCGAGCCAAATCCTTGGGATTTAATTGAAAAGAAATATCCTATCGGGTCAATTGTTGAGGGAAATGCTAGAAACATTACAGACT containing:
- a CDS encoding 30S ribosomal protein S1 is translated as MSETRSIDSEENDSAEEKAPIPEGEDILHEEMERLYAETMKEFKEGKVVKGTIIRINSDTVLVDIGYKSEGIIPINEFRSESGELPSLKVGDEVEVYLDKIEDKNGQIVLSKEKAEKIKIWDEVTRIYEKNEIIRGKVISRIKGGLTVDIGIKAFLPGSQIDLRPVKNLDKLIGKILPLKIIKINQKRGNIVLSRRKLLEEEREEKKADLFENLKENQTIKGTVKNITEYGVFIDLGGIDGLLHITDMTWGRINHPSEMFALGDEINVKVLKIDKENEKVSLGLKQITEDPWTTIEKKYPVDSRVKGKVVSLTEYGAFIELETGIEGLIHVSEMSWTKKIRHPSKILAMGDNIEAVVLNIDVENKRISLGIKQCEPNPWDLIEKKYPIGSIVEGNARNITDFGVFIGLEEGIDGLVHISDMSWSQKLKHPSEVVKKGQTVKAKVLSIDKENERLSLGFKQLQPDPWEKVPETYRVDDVVRGKITKFANFGAFMELEDGIEGLIHISELSTENVSKPEDAVSIDQEIEAKIIRIDTSERKIGLSIRSLTEAKVKGEVDEYLESQGQLDTSIKALSGKNKDI